A segment of the Pongo abelii isolate AG06213 chromosome 16, NHGRI_mPonAbe1-v2.0_pri, whole genome shotgun sequence genome:
TTCTACATCTattgttcaataattattttttgaacatATGCGAGATACTGTATTCTTTTAGTTACTAAAAAACACAACTAAAAATACATTTGTGGCAAATTACACGGATTTTTAGTTCTGCTATACAATTTACTGCTTACCTCAAGTTTAACTGAAATGGTAGCCATACCAACTAACTACTGACTGCTTACATGCAAGAGGGATGATACTAACCATCCTCACAACACTAAGGCAGACATTATCATCCTgatttacatatgaggaaactgagactccaaGAGATTGTGTTGCATAACTAGGGGGAATTCAGTGTGACTCCAAAGTGATGCTTTTAACCACTGCACTCAGATCTCTAAATCTATTAGTAATTGAGGAGTGGAGAGATTTATATGTCTCAAGATGATTAAGTGAAGGGATTCCAAATCAAAAACAGCAATAGATTTAACTTGCAGATGACCCAGTTAGTGGTATCAGTAAGATACAAATCCACtcgatggtttttgtttttttcacatctAGTAACAGTTAAAATTTGAGGCAAAAGAATTTCAGAGAAATTTTATAactaataaatttcatttttattcacatttttgtcttttcctgTATTATCACATAGCTGTTAAATgtgttatcaaaaaataaaatgtttcctaaCTGGAAATTTAAAgatatctaaatttttttcaattaaaatttgaATGAAATTATTTGTAAACCTTTCAGATGTATGCAAGTTCTAAGCatgagataagaaaaaaaatgcttacagGGCTTGAAAGAAGAGGCAATCCAGTTTGAGGATGAAAGGCTCTGGTTGAAGTTCCATCCAAGGAATGAAAATCATGTTTTCGCCACACATTTGAATGTTTCAGTGTAGTCCTCTGTTAGGAAAATAATTAGATGTTAATTGTAATATTTAAATACCATTTAAAGAACTTggacagtgtttttgtttttagactcaTTCCTAATACATTCTGAGGTATTGCTGGTGAAGTTGGTGATATACAGGTGGgatatcccttatccaaaatactTGGGGACTAGAAGTGTTTagaagtttggattttttttctgattttggagTATTCGCATCATATATACTTTACTGGTTAATCACCCCAAATGCaaaaatcccaaatctgaaacaTTCCAATGAAAATTTCCTTTGAGCACCTTGTCGGCAATCAAAAAGTTTGGGATTTTCGAACACTTCAAATTTGGGATGCTCAAACTGTATATCTACATCTTATGtttacacacaatatatatattccaattgGAAAACAATGTCTAAAATGGTTACTGTAATATGCTGAATAAATTAAGTTCTAAAGAAAATATGTCCAAATGTAAATGCTTTATATGGTCATATTTGTTCAGAATTTATCATCTAGCAAACTAATATCTGATTATTTCAATTTGTGAAAAAACTACTATGGTAGTCCCCTCTTATTCTCAGGGGATATAGTCCATgaaccccagtggatgcctgaaatcacgtgtagtataaaacaatatatatatattttcctatacatacctatcctaaagtttaatttataaatcaggTACAATAAGagattaatgataataataaaatataattataaaaatatgccaTAATAAAAGTTAAGTGAATgtagtctttctctctttcaaagtatcttattgtactgtactcacctattttctCACCTGGTTGACCATGAgtaactgaaaccatgaaaaGGAAACCGTGGATAAGGGGCGACTACTGTACTCACAGCAAACATTCGTgtaatattgtaaaatataaaactatgtcAATATTAAGAGCCATTTTCAGATGATATAATTTGGTGGAACATGATACAGAAATATAAGAAACACTGTAAATTAACAATTGTATATAATGCAGTCACAGCACTATGTTTTTGATGTGATACAAGAAATAGGCTAATTCTTAAGGATTGGACAAGTTCATACCCAAAGATCAGAAATTCATAAAAAttacatgaataaaaattataaaagactaTTCTGGGTCTTGGCTCTACCATTTATTAGCTTTGTGACCCTGGCAAGTTATGTAATTTCCCTAGCTCAAGGTCCTCATTTGTAAACCGGAGTTAGTAAAAGCACCTACCCTCCTATCAAAGTGAGAGGGATTAAGTAAGCCAACATGTGTAAAATATTCAGAAGGGGCACACAGTAAATTGTTTACTATATTTaaaacaggtacatgaaaaaaatgaatcttaGTGGGCTGGAAAAATATCATGGCCAGATTTAAGCCTCCctattagaaaaaagaaaggatcatAAGAACCGAACATTCTTAAGGCCAGTGTAGTTTTTTGTGACAATTATACTTTTAGAAAATTGGAAACTACCATTTGATTAAACCCCATGTTACAGCGagattttctgaagaaaaatataaactggaaacatggcaaaattttaaaactctgtcCAGAAAAGCTAATTTGAGTGATAAAGAAGACAAACCAAGGTCATTTAGACTTGGATCAAGGTACTTAAGAAGAAATTTTCTATATAATTGAGATACTGCTTAGAAAAGTAAAGGAAAGTGAAGCCTAATGATCTTTAGAAATTAAAAGGTGGTTTGGTAggaaatcaaataaaatgaaaataacttaaaatatcttttaCGTATATAGTACATTAAggtctacaaaatatttataaattgtttGATTATCACCACTCTAAGACAGGCAAAACAGATTAATCATGAGTCTTGTAAAATTGAGAAAACAGGTTTTTAGAAGTAATACGACTTATTTACGGTCACTTAAGGCCTAAACTGTGAAGCCAGGACTAGAACTCAGGTGTTTTGACCAGTAGCTTGGTGGTTTCCCTACAGACACTTTGAAAGTCATTAACTGACCAACGGCATAGCACAGTGGGCACACTGCTAATATTGGGTCCGACCTACTAACAAATAATACATTAAgctaatacaaattttatttctgaCTCCTGTTTTTGCTCTAAGAATTGTTTATAAGtactgaaataaacaaaaaagggcaACAGGAGGAATTAATTCATTTTCTAAACAAGAGGAATGAACCAAGAACTTGTACAGTCCACAAATTTGTCCTTGATTATTGTGAGGTAGTAGAAAGGAGCCTGGATTAGGAGTCAAGAGACTGGGGTGGGGGTGCCAGTTGAATCACTAAGGACTTTGTACAGCTACTGGTATGTCATTGTCTTTGAGTCCCAGTTTCCTCATAACTGTCCTACCTGTCCCATATGGTGAAGTACCAAAAAGAACCAAGTatcctattaggttggtgcaaaagtaattgaggtttgCCATTACCTTCAATGGCAAAAACTTCAACTACTTTTGCAGAAACCTAATATGTAATATAACAGAAAGTTATATACAAGCAACATACAAAATCCAAGtagtactttataaatattatatagtatTCATTCTCTTGAAATTACAAATCAAATATTAAAAAGCTGAGTGCTTCtgttttggttggttggtttttttctgtttttgtttttttgaaacagggtctcactctaacgcccaggctggaatgcagtggcacaatcatagctcactgcaaccttcaactcctgggctcaagtgattcccccacctcagcctcccaaatagctaggcctacaggcatgtaccaccatgcctggccaatttttatttatttatttttttttgtagagatagggtcttactatcttgcccaggctggtctccaactcctgagctcaagtgatccttctgccttggcctcccaaagtgttgggattataggctgtgagccactgtgcctggcctgggtgCTTCTGACTAGAAGAAAAAGAGGCCTTTAAGATAGGGGAGCAGGGGGATAACAGAGCTAAAAGACCTAAATAATAGACCTAACATGTCATGAAAACAATTACTGTCCtattaacagttttttaaaaaggtaccaCTTCCTATTTTTTAAACAGCATGATCTTTATTTCCTCCATTTACTTAGCATTTGTTCTTAGGAGAGTGGGTTATTTGCAAGGATGTTAACACTAGTTCTGTAGGTTTATTATTGTATCAGATTGTGTGTCCTATAGATAATGGAACCTTGGGCCTTTATAACTAGatctcctgtgaacaaaatttaaaCCATAACAAACATTTGAGACTTACATTTGACATATTAGATGTTACTTACCAATACCTCTGTATTTTTTGGTTGCTCACACGTAGACAAACAGTCTTTTATACTTCTTCTCTGAGAATAGTTTTGGGATTTTTCATTAGTTGGATCTTCTTTCTTAtcctgttcattttttaattggtttgACTTTTTACATTTGAAACCTTCATTATCTTTATTGAGATAATTCTCTATGCTATTAAGTTGAGTATTTTGTTCACATGTCTTAGGCCTTTTTGAGTCTTTATTTGAGGACATGCTTTCATATTTGTTCAAATATTCAGACATTTCCAACacagtaacttttatttttgagtcatttttttttGAATCGTCAGATTGAAGATTGCCAAAGAATTTTGGATTATAgttctcatttattattttttccttatactTATTTGTACAAATCTGTTTGTCAATACTGGTGCAGTTTGAATACTGTTTATCAATTCCATTGCTCATTTCTTGTTCCTTGAATCTGCTTGTCAAATCTAAGTTATTTTCTTTGTGCTGAGACAAAATTGAGGAAGTCGATAAACCAGAACTTTTGTTCTGTGTCTCCTGATATGTACTTTGGATGATTTCACTAGGATTGTTCTGACACTGATTTCTTGTTTGACGTTTCAAAGAACACTTttctttactattatttttaaaagaagtaaaacatTTATTAGGTATTAAGTTTTTCCCATCACTGATGTCTCCCAACAAGGAAAATTTTGTGTGAGAAATGGAAACTGAGGactcattcttatttttcttcaacaAATTTTTGTCTTCATATGAACTCCTAAACACTTTAGATGCAACCGAACTGGAGTCACGCATGTTCAATGACTGCCGGGGGATATGTGATGCTGTTGGATCAATGTGCTCCAAGTGTTGAGCAATCCTTGCAATAACATCTTGCCGCTCCTGGAGTAAAGAGCCTATCAAAGGATTAGTCTCTCCAACAGGCATATGAGAATGAAAGTCATTAGGAATACAAGTTTCACTTCGAGGAGTTTCTGGTTTTAGTCGAATTTTGCCCTCATTGGTGTCTTCTGGGGAAGTAAACTCTGGACTACCAAAAGTCATGGAGAAAGTTTCTTTACCTTTTCTCACATTCTCATTTTCTTGTGAAACCCGGAAAAGTTTTGAATGGAGTGAACTAGACTCTTGAGTATTAAACGGATATCCAGAAACATGTGAAGTGCTTGGATCACAATGAATCAAATGCTGGGCAATTCTTGCAATGATTTCTTGCCGCTCCTGAATTAAAGAGCCTATTAAAGGGTTAGTCTCACCAGCTGACTGCCAGAAACTCTGGCGGTTAGAGATACTGGAATCAACcattgaaaatgattttaaagttcTCACTGATGTTTCATGTGATTTTATATCGCCTATACCACTAAAGCCTAGAATATTGGCTTGAGATGTCCCATGGTCAGATTTACTGCCACTGCCTGGATATAGTTTGACATTTTTGACAGCTGCAGTATATTCTGGACTTGGGCCACTTTTTGCATGTAATACACTTTCAGGTGTCATGGTCCAAGTTTGTTTGCTACACAGACGCTGTGAACTGTTTGTACCACATTGTTCTGCTTCATTTGGATTATGGTGCTGATGAGTTTTAAGTTTATGTTGTTGAATTCTTTTCTCATAAAGGCCAATATTAGTGTGAATACTGCAGGTCAAAACTGGATAATTAGATTGTCTGGGCAAGGACTGAACACTGACTTTCAAGGCAACATTGTGAGAAACATTGGGAACAGGAAACACATGCTCAATTGGAGTCTGTGAAAAATTCCACTGAAGGTCTACGTCAGCAGCACTGATTCTAGAATCACACAGAAAAATACTGTATTAATGGATTATAAAGGTTATATCCttattattgtatattattttaaatgtaaagcaGTCATACACTTATTTTTGTTCGCATTAATTACCACTGAGGTTTACTTTTAGCCACTTTACCATGCATATAATTTTGATAAAACCAATGTAAGTGATATAATAGCTTATGCTTGGAAGAGATGATCTTTTTAAGAACACCAGATCACTTAAGCATTAAAGCTCAAGAAtattataacttaaaaatatttgttaaagggggaggagccaagatggccaaataggaagagctccggtctacagctcccagcgtgcacgacacagaagacgggtgatttctgcatttccatctgaggtaccgggttcatctcactagggagtgccagacagtgggcgcaggtcagtgggtgtgcgCACCATGcgtgagccgaagaagggcgaggcattgcctcactcgggaagcgcaaggggtcagggagttccctttcctggtcaaagaaaggggtgacagacggcacctggaaaatcgggtcactcccacccgaatactgcgcttttccgacgggcttaaaaaacggcgcaccaggagattatatcccgcacctggctcagagggtcctacgcccacggagtctcgctgattgctagcatagcagtctgagatcaaactacaaggcggcagtgaggctgggggaggggcgcccgccattgcccaggctcgcttaggtaaacaaagcagcccggaagctcgaactggatggagcccaccacagctcaaggaggcctgcctgcctctgtaggatccacctctgggggcagggcacagacaaacaaaaagacagcagtaacctctgcagacttatatgtccctgtctgacagctttgaagagagcagtggttctcccagcacgcagctggagatctgagaacgggcagactgcctcctcaagtgggtccctgacctctgacccccgagcagcctaactgggaggcaccccccagcaggggcagactgacatctcacacggccggccgggtactccaacacacctgcagctgagggtcctgtctg
Coding sequences within it:
- the ATOSA gene encoding atos homolog protein A isoform X2, whose protein sequence is MKPDRDTLDEYFEYDAEEFLVSLALLITEGRTPECSVKGRTESFHCPPAQSCYPVTTKHECSDKLAQCRQARRTRSEVTLLWKNNLPIMVEMMLLPDCCYSDDGPTAEGIDLNDPAIKQDALLLERWILEPVPRQNGDRFIEEKTLLLAVRSFVFFSQLSAWLSVSHGAIPRNILYRISAADVDLQWNFSQTPIEHVFPVPNVSHNVALKVSVQSLPRQSNYPVLTCSIHTNIGLYEKRIQQHKLKTHQHHNPNEAEQCGTNSSQRLCSKQTWTMTPESVLHAKSGPSPEYTAAVKNVKLYPGSGSKSDHGTSQANILGFSGIGDIKSHETSVRTLKSFSMVDSSISNRQSFWQSAGETNPLIGSLIQERQEIIARIAQHLIHCDPSTSHVSGYPFNTQESSSLHSKLFRVSQENENVRKGKETFSMTFGSPEFTSPEDTNEGKIRLKPETPRSETCIPNDFHSHMPVGETNPLIGSLLQERQDVIARIAQHLEHIDPTASHIPRQSLNMRDSSSVASKVFRSSYEDKNLLKKNKNESSVSISHTKFSLLGDISDGKNLIPNKCFTSFKNNSKEKCSLKRQTRNQCQNNPSEIIQSTYQETQNKSSGLSTSSILSQHKENNLDLTSRFKEQEMSNGIDKQYSNCTSIDKQICTNKYKEKIINENYNPKFFGNLQSDDSKKNDSKIKVTVLEMSEYLNKYESMSSNKDSKRPKTCEQNTQLNSIENYLNKDNEGFKCKKSNQLKNEQDKKEDPTNEKSQNYSQRRSIKDCLSTCEQPKNTEVLRTTLKHSNVWRKHDFHSLDGTSTRAFHPQTGLPLLSSPVPQRKTQSGCFDLDSSLLHLKSFSSRSPRPCLNIEDDPDIHEKPFLSSSAPPITSLSLLGNFEESVLNYRFDPLGIVDGFTAEVGASGAFCPTHLTLPVEVSFYSVSDDNAPSPYMGVITLESLGKRGYRVPPSGTIQVTLFNPNKTVVKMFVVIYDLRDMPANHQTFLRQRTFSVPVKQEVKRSAHKENIRHTEERLLRYLIHLRFQSSKSGKIYLHRDVRLLFSRKSMEVDSGAAYELKSYTESPTNPQFSPRC
- the ATOSA gene encoding atos homolog protein A isoform X3, with protein sequence MLDTLDEYFEYDAEEFLVSLALLITEGRTPECSVKGRTESFHCPPAQSCYPVTTKHECSDKLAQCRQARRTRSEVTLLWKNNLPIMVEMMLLPDCCYSDDGPTAEGIDLNDPAIKQDALLLERWILEPVPRQNGDRFIEEKTLLLAVRSFVFFSQLSAWLSVSHGAIPRNILYRISAADVDLQWNFSQTPIEHVFPVPNVSHNVALKVSVQSLPRQSNYPVLTCSIHTNIGLYEKRIQQHKLKTHQHHNPNEAEQCGTNSSQRLCSKQTWTMTPESVLHAKSGPSPEYTAAVKNVKLYPGSGSKSDHGTSQANILGFSGIGDIKSHETSVRTLKSFSMVDSSISNRQSFWQSAGETNPLIGSLIQERQEIIARIAQHLIHCDPSTSHVSGYPFNTQESSSLHSKLFRVSQENENVRKGKETFSMTFGSPEFTSPEDTNEGKIRLKPETPRSETCIPNDFHSHMPVGETNPLIGSLLQERQDVIARIAQHLEHIDPTASHIPRQSLNMRDSSSVASKVFRSSYEDKNLLKKNKNESSVSISHTKFSLLGDISDGKNLIPNKCFTSFKNNSKEKCSLKRQTRNQCQNNPSEIIQSTYQETQNKSSGLSTSSILSQHKENNLDLTSRFKEQEMSNGIDKQYSNCTSIDKQICTNKYKEKIINENYNPKFFGNLQSDDSKKNDSKIKVTVLEMSEYLNKYESMSSNKDSKRPKTCEQNTQLNSIENYLNKDNEGFKCKKSNQLKNEQDKKEDPTNEKSQNYSQRRSIKDCLSTCEQPKNTEVLRTTLKHSNVWRKHDFHSLDGTSTRAFHPQTGLPLLSSPVPQRKTQSGCFDLDSSLLHLKSFSSRSPRPCLNIEDDPDIHEKPFLSSSAPPITSLSLLGNFEESVLNYRFDPLGIVDGFTAEVGASGAFCPTHLTLPVEVSFYSVSDDNAPSPYMGVITLESLGKRGYRVPPSGTIQVTLFNPNKTVVKMFVVIYDLRDMPANHQTFLRQRTFSVPVKQEVKRSAHKENIRHTEERLLRYLIHLRFQSSKSGKIYLHRDVRLLFSRKSMEVDSGAAYELKSYTESPTNPQFSPRC
- the ATOSA gene encoding atos homolog protein A isoform X1; amino-acid sequence: MVFSGNKGLHREDTLDEYFEYDAEEFLVSLALLITEGRTPECSVKGRTESFHCPPAQSCYPVTTKHECSDKLAQCRQARRTRSEVTLLWKNNLPIMVEMMLLPDCCYSDDGPTAEGIDLNDPAIKQDALLLERWILEPVPRQNGDRFIEEKTLLLAVRSFVFFSQLSAWLSVSHGAIPRNILYRISAADVDLQWNFSQTPIEHVFPVPNVSHNVALKVSVQSLPRQSNYPVLTCSIHTNIGLYEKRIQQHKLKTHQHHNPNEAEQCGTNSSQRLCSKQTWTMTPESVLHAKSGPSPEYTAAVKNVKLYPGSGSKSDHGTSQANILGFSGIGDIKSHETSVRTLKSFSMVDSSISNRQSFWQSAGETNPLIGSLIQERQEIIARIAQHLIHCDPSTSHVSGYPFNTQESSSLHSKLFRVSQENENVRKGKETFSMTFGSPEFTSPEDTNEGKIRLKPETPRSETCIPNDFHSHMPVGETNPLIGSLLQERQDVIARIAQHLEHIDPTASHIPRQSLNMRDSSSVASKVFRSSYEDKNLLKKNKNESSVSISHTKFSLLGDISDGKNLIPNKCFTSFKNNSKEKCSLKRQTRNQCQNNPSEIIQSTYQETQNKSSGLSTSSILSQHKENNLDLTSRFKEQEMSNGIDKQYSNCTSIDKQICTNKYKEKIINENYNPKFFGNLQSDDSKKNDSKIKVTVLEMSEYLNKYESMSSNKDSKRPKTCEQNTQLNSIENYLNKDNEGFKCKKSNQLKNEQDKKEDPTNEKSQNYSQRRSIKDCLSTCEQPKNTEVLRTTLKHSNVWRKHDFHSLDGTSTRAFHPQTGLPLLSSPVPQRKTQSGCFDLDSSLLHLKSFSSRSPRPCLNIEDDPDIHEKPFLSSSAPPITSLSLLGNFEESVLNYRFDPLGIVDGFTAEVGASGAFCPTHLTLPVEVSFYSVSDDNAPSPYMGVITLESLGKRGYRVPPSGTIQVTLFNPNKTVVKMFVVIYDLRDMPANHQTFLRQRTFSVPVKQEVKRSAHKENIRHTEERLLRYLIHLRFQSSKSGKIYLHRDVRLLFSRKSMEVDSGAAYELKSYTESPTNPQFSPRC
- the ATOSA gene encoding atos homolog protein A isoform X4, with protein sequence MVEMMLLPDCCYSDDGPTAEGIDLNDPAIKQDALLLERWILEPVPRQNGDRFIEEKTLLLAVRSFVFFSQLSAWLSVSHGAIPRNILYRISAADVDLQWNFSQTPIEHVFPVPNVSHNVALKVSVQSLPRQSNYPVLTCSIHTNIGLYEKRIQQHKLKTHQHHNPNEAEQCGTNSSQRLCSKQTWTMTPESVLHAKSGPSPEYTAAVKNVKLYPGSGSKSDHGTSQANILGFSGIGDIKSHETSVRTLKSFSMVDSSISNRQSFWQSAGETNPLIGSLIQERQEIIARIAQHLIHCDPSTSHVSGYPFNTQESSSLHSKLFRVSQENENVRKGKETFSMTFGSPEFTSPEDTNEGKIRLKPETPRSETCIPNDFHSHMPVGETNPLIGSLLQERQDVIARIAQHLEHIDPTASHIPRQSLNMRDSSSVASKVFRSSYEDKNLLKKNKNESSVSISHTKFSLLGDISDGKNLIPNKCFTSFKNNSKEKCSLKRQTRNQCQNNPSEIIQSTYQETQNKSSGLSTSSILSQHKENNLDLTSRFKEQEMSNGIDKQYSNCTSIDKQICTNKYKEKIINENYNPKFFGNLQSDDSKKNDSKIKVTVLEMSEYLNKYESMSSNKDSKRPKTCEQNTQLNSIENYLNKDNEGFKCKKSNQLKNEQDKKEDPTNEKSQNYSQRRSIKDCLSTCEQPKNTEVLRTTLKHSNVWRKHDFHSLDGTSTRAFHPQTGLPLLSSPVPQRKTQSGCFDLDSSLLHLKSFSSRSPRPCLNIEDDPDIHEKPFLSSSAPPITSLSLLGNFEESVLNYRFDPLGIVDGFTAEVGASGAFCPTHLTLPVEVSFYSVSDDNAPSPYMGVITLESLGKRGYRVPPSGTIQVTLFNPNKTVVKMFVVIYDLRDMPANHQTFLRQRTFSVPVKQEVKRSAHKENIRHTEERLLRYLIHLRFQSSKSGKIYLHRDVRLLFSRKSMEVDSGAAYELKSYTESPTNPQFSPRC